The uncultured Methanomethylovorans sp. genome contains a region encoding:
- a CDS encoding amidohydrolase family protein — protein sequence MSSEQIISGKIILGPEPEVIEGYICLRDGVITDIGEENTSSENIISPCLVNAHTHIGDSVLKDPVLGKIVGNRVERDLDSLVKPPDGLKHRILQATPQSRLIELMKRTISDMLGTGTSAFADFREGGVPGTLALKNALEGKNIIGRILGRISRTEGNDVEYEAERLLKESYGLGISGAQDMDQNILETLRQVAAAYKKPFFIHAGEKNRSDIDSALSLDPHVLVHMTHAESHDLKQVADEQKSVVICPRSNFITGVGMSPVKNMLDLGITVAVGTDNVMLNSPNMFAEAEVLVKIFGIEDRQVFMMCTLNGASILNANEIGYIAKGLSPKIMVLNGSSDNLTGITDPIRGIVRRARPDDILTVIN from the coding sequence ATGTCCAGCGAACAGATAATTTCCGGGAAGATTATCCTGGGACCAGAGCCGGAAGTAATCGAAGGATATATCTGTCTGAGAGATGGGGTCATAACTGATATCGGGGAAGAGAACACGAGTAGTGAGAATATAATCTCTCCTTGTCTGGTGAACGCTCATACTCATATCGGAGATTCAGTTCTCAAAGATCCTGTACTTGGAAAGATAGTGGGCAATCGGGTAGAGCGTGATTTGGATTCTCTTGTCAAGCCACCTGATGGACTTAAGCATCGTATACTACAGGCCACTCCACAGTCCAGACTTATTGAATTAATGAAAAGGACCATTTCTGATATGCTTGGTACTGGAACATCTGCTTTTGCAGATTTCAGAGAAGGTGGAGTGCCCGGAACACTTGCATTAAAAAATGCTCTTGAAGGCAAAAATATAATCGGTAGGATTCTTGGCCGGATCAGTCGAACAGAAGGAAATGATGTTGAATACGAAGCTGAGCGCTTGTTGAAAGAATCCTACGGGCTTGGTATAAGTGGAGCCCAAGACATGGATCAAAATATATTAGAAACTCTAAGGCAGGTCGCAGCGGCATACAAGAAACCATTTTTCATTCACGCTGGAGAGAAAAATAGAAGCGATATAGATTCTGCTCTCTCGTTAGATCCTCATGTTCTAGTACATATGACACATGCAGAATCGCATGATCTTAAACAAGTTGCAGATGAGCAAAAATCAGTGGTCATATGTCCGCGCTCTAATTTCATTACAGGTGTGGGGATGTCTCCAGTAAAAAACATGCTCGATCTTGGGATTACTGTAGCTGTGGGGACTGATAATGTGATGCTTAATTCTCCTAATATGTTTGCTGAGGCGGAGGTTCTGGTAAAGATATTTGGTATTGAGGACAGACAAGTATTTATGATGTGTACACTTAACGGTGCATCAATATTGAATGCCAATGAAATAGGATATATTGCAAAGGGTCTTAGTCCAAAGATCATGGTACTAAATGGAAGCTCTGATAACCTTACAGGCATAACCGATCCTATAAGGGGTATTGTCCGCAGGGCAAGGCCTGATGATATACTTACAGTTATCAATTAA
- the larE gene encoding ATP-dependent sacrificial sulfur transferase LarE, which yields MFLDKMQQIKEALSLKSCVLVAFSGGVDSSVLAALAHEALGNKALAITINMHSLPEGELQIAEDIAREIGIRHKVMDFDEFTVPEFVENSPKRCYYCKRSILGLLLEVAKKEGSEVVIEGTNITEMQGNRPGMQAVAEMTKRVISPFLQFSVSREEIRQMAKHMGLSVAGKPSSPCLASRIPYGKKITPEGISRVKAAEKYLFTLGFIQFRVRDHGDVARIEVKSSDFPAVIERKEDIVNEFKRLGFHYVALDMEGFRSGSLDEASK from the coding sequence ATGTTCCTTGATAAAATGCAACAGATAAAGGAAGCGCTTTCTCTAAAGAGCTGCGTATTAGTGGCTTTTTCAGGAGGAGTAGATAGTTCTGTCCTCGCTGCCCTTGCCCATGAAGCATTGGGTAATAAGGCGTTAGCAATTACTATCAACATGCACTCTTTGCCAGAAGGAGAGCTGCAAATAGCAGAAGATATTGCCAGAGAAATTGGGATCAGGCACAAAGTTATGGATTTTGATGAGTTTACAGTACCTGAATTTGTGGAAAATTCTCCTAAAAGGTGCTACTACTGTAAGCGATCAATCCTTGGACTTCTCCTAGAGGTAGCCAAAAAAGAAGGTTCTGAAGTGGTGATAGAAGGTACGAACATAACAGAGATGCAGGGAAATCGTCCTGGCATGCAAGCTGTTGCAGAAATGACTAAACGAGTTATATCGCCTTTCCTCCAATTTTCAGTGAGCAGAGAAGAGATCAGGCAAATGGCCAAACATATGGGACTGTCAGTTGCCGGAAAGCCATCTTCACCATGTCTTGCATCACGTATCCCCTATGGAAAGAAAATTACACCCGAAGGGATTTCAAGAGTAAAAGCTGCAGAAAAATACCTATTTACCTTGGGATTTATTCAATTTAGGGTTCGTGACCATGGAGATGTTGCCAGGATAGAAGTAAAATCTTCTGATTTTCCAGCAGTAATAGAAAGAAAAGAAGATATTGTGAATGAATTTAAGAGGCTTGGGTTTCATTACGTAGCCCTTGACATGGAAGGTTTCAGGAGCGGAAGCTTGGATGAAGCTAGCAAATGA
- a CDS encoding proteasome-activating nucleotidase, producing the protein MNETSEADTKRFTPAGADRKNYEYAGSESDDDFSKYLLDRMKQLESRNTLLKEQCDQMESEKRYVESQKLKFEREVRRMQAEIDRLKTAPLVVATVIDVIGNDKVLVKSSTGPQFLVGVSQFIDDEALLPGATVALNQQTLAVVDVIPFTEEPMVNAMEVVDPQDVDYDHIGGLDEQVQEIVESVELPLTKPEAFAKIGISPPKGVLLYGEPGTGKTLLAKAVANRTEATFIRVVGSELIQKYIGDGAKLVREIFAMARKKAPSIIFIDELDAIASRRLNDTNGADREVQRTLMQLLAEMDGFDNRGEVRIIAATNRLDVLDPAILRPGRFDRIVNVPMPDASARELILKIHTREMRIAKDIDFKKLATLAEGVSGADLSAIAMEAGMLAVREDKEQVEMEHFLKSVKKVMSPVKYSVQVITDQPQTMFG; encoded by the coding sequence ATGAACGAGACCAGTGAAGCAGATACAAAAAGGTTCACTCCTGCAGGAGCAGACAGGAAAAACTATGAATATGCTGGTTCAGAGAGTGACGACGATTTTTCCAAATACCTGCTGGACCGCATGAAACAATTAGAGTCCCGCAACACTCTTCTAAAAGAGCAATGCGACCAGATGGAGTCGGAAAAAAGATATGTAGAAAGTCAAAAACTCAAATTCGAGCGCGAAGTTCGCAGGATGCAGGCCGAAATAGATAGATTGAAGACTGCACCGCTTGTAGTGGCAACTGTGATAGATGTAATTGGTAATGACAAAGTACTTGTGAAGAGTAGTACTGGCCCCCAATTTTTAGTGGGAGTATCACAATTCATAGACGATGAAGCTCTACTGCCTGGCGCTACGGTGGCTTTAAATCAACAAACTCTCGCAGTCGTTGATGTTATACCTTTCACCGAGGAACCAATGGTAAATGCTATGGAAGTAGTAGATCCCCAGGATGTGGATTATGACCATATAGGTGGCCTTGATGAACAGGTACAGGAGATAGTGGAATCTGTTGAATTGCCACTTACTAAACCTGAAGCATTTGCCAAAATAGGTATATCTCCTCCAAAAGGAGTGTTGCTTTATGGAGAACCCGGTACAGGCAAAACCCTACTCGCAAAAGCGGTGGCTAACAGGACAGAAGCTACCTTTATTAGAGTAGTGGGTTCAGAGCTAATACAAAAATATATAGGTGACGGAGCGAAGCTTGTGCGTGAGATCTTTGCAATGGCAAGGAAAAAAGCACCATCCATCATATTCATCGATGAGCTTGATGCCATAGCCTCAAGACGTCTTAATGATACAAATGGCGCCGACCGTGAAGTCCAGCGTACACTTATGCAGCTTCTGGCCGAGATGGATGGTTTTGATAACCGCGGAGAAGTGCGCATAATAGCTGCAACTAACCGTCTTGACGTACTTGACCCCGCCATACTGCGTCCCGGCAGGTTTGACAGGATAGTAAATGTACCCATGCCGGATGCCAGTGCAAGAGAACTAATTCTCAAGATCCATACACGAGAAATGAGAATTGCAAAAGATATTGATTTCAAGAAGCTTGCTACTCTTGCCGAAGGAGTGAGCGGTGCCGATCTAAGCGCTATTGCTATGGAAGCGGGCATGCTTGCTGTAAGAGAGGACAAGGAACAGGTGGAAATGGAACATTTCCTTAAATCCGTGAAGAAAGTAATGTCACCTGTAAAGTATTCCGTTCAGGTAATTACCGATCAACCACAGACAATGTTCGGCTGA
- a CDS encoding DUF167 family protein: MPFKDALREVSDGIVIDLEVTPGSKHTCIPSGYNPWRKRIEVKLSKAAQKGKANEQLIEHLAVLFDISSSSISIISGAKSSQKSVLIKTVDIDIAASVLGKNTED, encoded by the coding sequence ATGCCTTTCAAGGATGCATTAAGAGAGGTTAGTGATGGAATAGTAATTGATCTTGAAGTCACACCGGGTTCTAAACATACATGTATTCCAAGTGGATATAATCCATGGAGAAAACGCATAGAAGTTAAGCTTTCCAAGGCTGCACAAAAAGGAAAGGCAAATGAACAGCTGATAGAACATCTGGCAGTTTTATTTGACATATCCAGTTCTTCTATTAGTATAATCAGTGGAGCGAAAAGCAGCCAGAAATCCGTACTTATTAAGACAGTGGATATAGATATTGCAGCGTCGGTTCTTGGGAAAAATACAGAGGATTGA
- a CDS encoding DUF531 domain-containing protein, translated as MLTMGIINTYDKIKVLDAHYRAIARAAPICHAFGFRLALYDFPFNMNAEELVEYVTDKTTIGESGKYLRLLYEKGHFFVFDLPKKGFQPQFGTPVVTTSKPEKKRVITSEDIANGILRKSSYLLLVGLGRKGLPKEMFEQAPLHLDITSAGISLETCTAIGCIPAYIMGIVHTKQNSKYDRE; from the coding sequence ATGCTAACAATGGGGATAATCAACACCTATGATAAAATCAAAGTATTGGATGCTCACTACCGTGCCATTGCAAGAGCAGCCCCCATCTGCCATGCATTTGGATTTCGACTTGCATTATATGATTTTCCTTTTAACATGAATGCTGAAGAACTTGTGGAATATGTTACTGATAAGACTACCATAGGTGAATCAGGTAAGTACCTCCGCCTACTGTATGAAAAAGGCCATTTCTTTGTTTTCGATCTGCCTAAAAAAGGCTTTCAGCCTCAGTTTGGCACACCAGTTGTAACTACCTCGAAACCCGAAAAGAAACGTGTCATTACTTCCGAGGATATAGCAAATGGAATACTCAGGAAAAGCTCATACCTTCTACTTGTTGGCCTTGGCAGAAAAGGTCTTCCAAAAGAGATGTTCGAGCAGGCACCACTCCACCTTGATATAACTTCAGCTGGAATATCACTGGAAACCTGCACAGCCATTGGATGCATCCCTGCATATATCATGGGCATAGTGCATACGAAGCAAAATTCAAAATATGATAGAGAATAG
- a CDS encoding DUF99 family protein: MYKSFHIKNEIRVLGIDDSALIRDQIMIVGAFFRGVEWLDGVMRSYVTRDGMDSTAAIAEMTRSSKHCGQIRIIMLDGVTYGGFNPVDINYIWEKTGIPVIVVMRAYPNFRKIEDALVYLPEPKKRMDIILKAGEITKVQTKTGAQPVYIQHAGIESEHAAKIVKLTATRSNIPEPLRVAHLIATGIVLGESRGKA; this comes from the coding sequence GTGTATAAATCATTCCATATAAAAAACGAAATAAGAGTACTTGGCATAGATGATTCTGCATTGATAAGGGATCAGATAATGATAGTAGGAGCCTTTTTCAGGGGCGTAGAATGGCTCGATGGCGTCATGCGCTCCTATGTTACAAGGGATGGCATGGACAGTACGGCTGCCATTGCAGAAATGACAAGGTCCAGTAAACACTGTGGGCAGATACGCATCATTATGTTGGACGGGGTTACGTATGGTGGTTTCAATCCAGTGGATATTAATTATATATGGGAAAAAACAGGCATCCCTGTAATAGTAGTCATGAGGGCATATCCTAATTTTAGAAAGATAGAAGATGCACTCGTCTATCTCCCTGAACCAAAAAAAAGAATGGACATCATACTGAAAGCCGGCGAAATAACAAAAGTGCAAACAAAGACGGGAGCGCAGCCAGTATATATCCAGCATGCAGGAATAGAATCAGAACATGCTGCAAAGATAGTGAAGCTCACAGCCACCAGGAGCAATATCCCTGAACCCCTTAGGGTGGCTCACCTAATAGCCACAGGAATCGTGCTTGGAGAGTCAAGAGGAAAAGCATAA
- a CDS encoding universal stress protein — MTAEFKKIFIATDGSEQNRRAIEYGIELAKIAGGKIFVGYVVDTAAFASIPMDAGWEMMYELMETEANEAVQKVEVLAKQAGIDVETVLLEGHPSNEIIEFSQKNGIDVIVMGTLGKSGLDRFLLGSVAEKVTRNSTVPVLVVKGVSSKKE; from the coding sequence ATGACAGCCGAGTTTAAGAAAATATTCATTGCAACAGATGGCTCTGAGCAGAACAGACGAGCTATCGAGTATGGGATCGAACTGGCTAAGATAGCCGGGGGGAAAATATTTGTCGGCTACGTAGTGGATACAGCTGCTTTTGCTTCTATACCTATGGATGCAGGATGGGAGATGATGTATGAGCTCATGGAAACTGAAGCAAACGAAGCTGTACAAAAGGTTGAAGTGCTTGCAAAACAGGCAGGTATAGACGTGGAAACCGTTTTACTGGAAGGTCATCCTAGTAACGAGATAATTGAATTCTCACAAAAAAACGGAATCGATGTCATAGTAATGGGTACCCTTGGCAAAAGTGGTCTTGACAGATTCCTTCTGGGAAGCGTTGCGGAGAAAGTTACCCGCAACTCCACAGTGCCTGTTCTTGTAGTAAAGGGTGTTTCCTCCAAGAAGGAGTGA
- a CDS encoding toprim domain-containing protein codes for MSKNVKSYRISGYEKKLKAPMFVYRKRLELIEKIVEELLCFSREGNIILVEGKRDKLSLGKLGIEGKIEVVTHHPLTDVCEKVAAAGKKVVILTDWDRRGMMLEKKIAEHLEQYGIRIEHQLRKRILYLVQKDIKDVESLYTHITKLRQIADPEYDYNNTDDDVFI; via the coding sequence ATGTCAAAAAACGTGAAAAGCTATAGGATATCTGGATATGAAAAAAAGCTCAAAGCACCCATGTTCGTATATAGGAAACGCCTTGAGCTTATTGAAAAAATAGTAGAAGAGCTTCTCTGTTTTTCCAGAGAAGGCAATATAATTTTAGTAGAAGGAAAAAGAGATAAGCTCTCACTGGGAAAGCTCGGTATAGAAGGGAAAATAGAAGTTGTTACACATCATCCGTTAACAGATGTCTGTGAAAAAGTTGCTGCCGCTGGAAAAAAGGTAGTGATATTGACAGATTGGGACAGAAGAGGCATGATGCTTGAAAAAAAGATAGCCGAGCATCTTGAACAGTATGGCATTAGAATAGAACACCAACTGCGAAAACGTATACTATATCTTGTACAAAAGGATATAAAGGACGTAGAAAGCCTATATACCCATATTACAAAACTTAGGCAAATAGCTGATCCCGAGTACGATTATAACAACACTGATGATGACGTTTTCATTTAG
- the proC gene encoding pyrroline-5-carboxylate reductase: MSLKDKKLGIIGTGKMGSALIKGICDSGIIAPSNIYASDVYEIGLEKMRVELGINVSTDNIVTVSNSDILLLAVKPQILKTVLKPLKEQITSEKLVISIAAGVPLQEITKELSPGTKVIRVMPNIAATVSEAASAVCPGPTVSIDDAELALEIFRSVGSAIIVQEKLMDAVTGLSGSGPAYIFPVIEAMADGGVYEGLDRESALILAAQTVLGAAKMALEFHAHPGELKDMVTSPAGTTIRGIRVLEERGVRAAFMNAVIASAQRSRELGE; this comes from the coding sequence ATGAGCCTTAAGGACAAGAAGCTGGGAATAATCGGAACGGGCAAGATGGGTTCTGCCCTCATAAAAGGCATATGTGATTCAGGTATAATAGCTCCATCTAACATTTATGCAAGTGATGTGTATGAGATTGGACTTGAAAAAATGAGGGTGGAATTGGGTATCAATGTATCCACTGACAATATTGTTACAGTTTCTAATTCCGATATTCTCTTACTTGCTGTAAAACCTCAGATATTGAAGACTGTACTAAAACCGCTAAAAGAACAAATAACTTCTGAAAAACTTGTGATCTCAATAGCCGCTGGTGTCCCCCTCCAGGAGATCACAAAAGAACTGTCTCCTGGTACAAAGGTCATCCGTGTGATGCCAAATATAGCCGCAACAGTTTCAGAGGCTGCATCTGCGGTCTGCCCAGGTCCCACTGTTTCAATAGATGATGCCGAACTTGCCCTTGAAATATTCAGGTCTGTGGGCAGTGCTATTATCGTTCAGGAAAAATTGATGGATGCGGTAACAGGACTTTCAGGAAGTGGACCTGCATATATATTCCCTGTCATTGAAGCTATGGCTGATGGTGGTGTATATGAAGGCTTGGATAGAGAAAGCGCGCTGATATTGGCAGCTCAGACAGTGCTTGGTGCGGCAAAGATGGCTCTTGAATTCCATGCTCATCCGGGAGAGCTTAAGGATATGGTTACTTCTCCTGCAGGAACCACTATCAGAGGAATTCGGGTACTTGAAGAAAGAGGTGTTCGGGCTGCTTTCATGAACGCCGTTATTGCTTCTGCACAAAGGTCCCGTGAACTCGGCGAATAA
- a CDS encoding CBS domain-containing protein, protein MPKNIKVSDIMVKDVACATLPGSRDEVLEILKAKRVSGVPVLKDGKLVGIVSRSNLLQNPEEEQLALLMTRDPVSITPDENITDAARLILQHNIRRLPVVEDGKLKGLLTIADIVGALADMNLTDHVGQYSSNKSVPVWSETPLNVVARVMELSSVKAVPVLNSELELVGIISDRDVISSSIIEDSVEMSNMSNGSDDDHWTWESMRDTMSIYYSVSRIRVPNVLAKDIMVTSLVKASYISGVSECALKMKRNRIDQVPIVNANQKFLGLLRDRDLLKSIANL, encoded by the coding sequence ATGCCTAAAAACATCAAAGTTTCAGATATAATGGTAAAAGATGTTGCTTGTGCAACACTTCCTGGGTCAAGGGACGAGGTACTTGAGATCCTGAAAGCAAAAAGAGTCTCAGGTGTTCCTGTATTAAAAGACGGAAAGCTTGTTGGTATTGTCAGCAGGTCCAATCTGTTGCAGAATCCGGAAGAAGAACAGCTTGCGTTGCTTATGACAAGAGATCCTGTTAGTATAACTCCGGATGAGAATATTACAGATGCAGCCAGGTTGATCCTGCAGCATAATATTCGCAGGCTTCCTGTGGTTGAAGATGGAAAGCTGAAAGGTTTGCTTACTATAGCTGATATTGTGGGTGCTCTCGCAGATATGAATCTCACTGATCACGTAGGTCAGTACAGTAGCAATAAATCAGTACCTGTATGGAGTGAGACACCTCTTAATGTGGTAGCAAGAGTAATGGAACTTTCAAGTGTGAAGGCAGTGCCTGTTCTTAACTCTGAGTTAGAATTGGTAGGTATTATCTCAGACAGGGATGTTATAAGTTCCAGCATAATTGAAGACTCAGTAGAGATGTCAAACATGTCAAATGGTTCTGATGATGACCACTGGACCTGGGAATCCATGCGCGATACCATGAGCATTTACTATAGTGTTTCAAGGATCAGGGTACCGAATGTGCTTGCCAAAGATATTATGGTCACCAGCCTTGTAAAAGCATCATATATCTCTGGTGTAAGTGAATGCGCCCTTAAGATGAAACGCAACAGGATCGATCAGGTTCCAATAGTCAATGCAAACCAAAAATTCCTTGGACTATTAAGAGATCGTGACCTTTTGAAATCGATTGCAAATCTTTAA
- a CDS encoding GNAT family N-acetyltransferase encodes MKLANEIRIQPAREQDMHDIECIASTYFLDIEGLGYSDFIVATVENKIIGIACFKETECPELHTIAVHPNYRGKGIGALLVKELRPTLCKDHELIYVRTTTPSFFEKVGFVTLENQMKKELWNDCVACDKFNNCKQAVMCLELRKKIC; translated from the coding sequence ATGAAGCTAGCAAATGAGATTAGGATTCAACCTGCCAGAGAACAGGATATGCATGATATCGAATGCATTGCATCTACATACTTTCTTGATATTGAGGGATTAGGCTATAGTGACTTTATTGTTGCAACAGTGGAAAATAAGATAATTGGCATAGCCTGTTTCAAGGAAACAGAATGTCCTGAACTGCATACCATTGCAGTGCATCCCAATTACAGGGGAAAAGGCATAGGAGCTTTGCTGGTAAAGGAACTTAGACCTACCTTGTGCAAAGATCATGAACTTATATATGTACGTACAACAACTCCCAGCTTCTTTGAAAAAGTTGGATTTGTGACCCTGGAAAACCAGATGAAAAAAGAACTGTGGAACGATTGCGTTGCTTGCGACAAGTTTAACAACTGCAAGCAAGCTGTTATGTGCCTGGAACTGAGGAAAAAAATATGCTAA
- a CDS encoding DUF356 domain-containing protein: MSEIKKGDCSLTRGIDIKSFAVIRADNADKVNVALHDLEHYGHLRFLSKPKRIEPQYADNVLVSVVGVPLKSKCNSAALVELDNNAGAAISKLRKIHPPAHIVIVSPRHKVYEELVDKAELYPEFERKFASQESTQSAYG, encoded by the coding sequence ATGTCTGAAATAAAAAAGGGGGATTGTAGTTTGACCAGAGGGATTGACATTAAGTCGTTTGCTGTTATAAGAGCGGACAATGCTGACAAGGTTAATGTAGCATTGCATGATCTTGAACATTATGGTCATCTACGTTTTCTATCAAAGCCTAAGCGCATCGAGCCCCAGTATGCAGATAACGTTCTTGTGAGTGTGGTAGGAGTACCCCTTAAGTCAAAATGCAATTCTGCAGCACTTGTCGAACTCGATAATAATGCGGGAGCAGCTATCAGTAAGCTTCGTAAGATTCATCCACCAGCACATATTGTTATTGTGAGTCCAAGGCATAAAGTCTATGAAGAACTGGTGGATAAGGCCGAACTATATCCTGAGTTTGAGCGTAAGTTTGCTTCTCAGGAAAGTACTCAGTCGGCTTATGGCTAA
- the glmM gene encoding phosphoglucosamine mutase, giving the protein MKLFGTNGVRGIANEYMNPQMVMDVVRSLGTFMGNKGTVAIGRDTRISGDMLKSAAIAGALSSGLTVIDVGIVPTPSIQYYVRDHADAGVVITASHNPREYNGIKLIAGDGTEMSREDEGKIESIYFSREFTPATWEYTGDFRHDVNANDVYIKGIINSINADLVRQKKFKVVADTGCGAGSVTLPFLLRRLGCEVITINAQIDGTFPSRNPEPTPDALTDLANLVIKEGAQMGVAHDGDADRAVFFDENGKFIDEEILLAMMAKYVLQQKKGKLVTPVSSSQRMLDVAKEAGVDLIWTAVGSINVARKMMEVGAVFGGEGNGGLIFPEHQYCRDGAMSCAKLLEIMAGGKTLSEMAKSVPAYFNSKTKVECHDTKIIMEKLKAEVTTGSMNVDTTDGVKIWYEDGWVLIRPSGTEPIIRIFAESKTNERAVQLMNNGVQLVEKYA; this is encoded by the coding sequence ATGAAACTTTTTGGAACAAATGGAGTAAGAGGCATAGCTAACGAATATATGAATCCTCAGATGGTAATGGATGTTGTAAGAAGCCTAGGCACTTTCATGGGCAATAAAGGCACTGTTGCCATTGGCAGAGATACTCGAATCTCCGGTGACATGCTCAAATCTGCTGCAATTGCAGGTGCTTTGTCATCCGGCCTTACGGTAATTGATGTAGGTATTGTCCCAACTCCTTCTATACAGTATTATGTACGCGATCATGCCGATGCAGGAGTAGTTATCACTGCATCTCATAATCCCCGAGAATATAATGGCATAAAATTAATAGCCGGAGATGGTACTGAGATGTCTCGTGAGGATGAGGGAAAGATCGAATCGATCTACTTCTCCCGGGAATTCACACCAGCTACCTGGGAGTACACGGGAGACTTCAGGCATGATGTCAATGCCAATGATGTTTACATAAAAGGCATTATCAACTCTATAAATGCAGATCTTGTTAGGCAGAAGAAGTTCAAAGTCGTGGCAGATACAGGTTGTGGGGCAGGTTCTGTTACTTTGCCTTTCTTGCTGCGCCGTTTGGGGTGTGAGGTAATTACTATCAATGCACAGATCGATGGAACATTCCCTTCACGTAATCCTGAGCCCACACCAGATGCTCTTACAGATCTTGCGAACCTTGTCATTAAGGAAGGGGCGCAGATGGGTGTGGCACATGATGGTGATGCTGACAGGGCTGTGTTTTTTGATGAGAATGGAAAATTCATTGATGAAGAAATTTTGCTTGCAATGATGGCAAAATACGTGCTGCAACAAAAGAAAGGAAAACTTGTGACGCCGGTAAGTTCTTCCCAGAGAATGCTGGATGTTGCAAAAGAAGCTGGTGTGGATCTTATATGGACTGCCGTAGGTTCTATCAATGTTGCACGTAAGATGATGGAGGTAGGAGCCGTATTTGGTGGCGAAGGCAATGGAGGACTTATTTTCCCGGAGCATCAGTATTGCAGAGATGGGGCTATGTCCTGTGCAAAGCTATTGGAGATCATGGCTGGCGGCAAAACACTTTCCGAAATGGCAAAGAGTGTGCCTGCATATTTCAACTCAAAAACAAAGGTCGAATGTCATGATACTAAAATTATCATGGAAAAGCTGAAGGCAGAGGTCACCACAGGAAGCATGAACGTTGATACTACGGATGGTGTGAAGATCTGGTATGAGGATGGATGGGTGTTGATCAGACCATCAGGCACCGAACCCATTATACGCATATTTGCGGAGTCCAAGACAAATGAGAGAGCTGTACAACTCATGAATAATGGAGTTCAACTAGTGGAAAAATACGCATAA
- a CDS encoding multiprotein bridging factor aMBF1, with protein sequence MQCEICGEDIRGSPFKITIDGSELTVCTKCSQYGTPANKHSPVSRKVSPVQPAYARPKRPQRTGFEKLAEEIVDNYDQVIREAREKRGWTPEQLAVQIKEKATLIRKFERRELVPEDSVREKLERTLEVKLIEKIREDDWKGDKLHKGTTLGDIVNIKRK encoded by the coding sequence ATGCAATGCGAAATATGTGGTGAAGATATTCGTGGAAGTCCTTTTAAGATTACTATCGATGGTAGCGAACTGACAGTATGCACCAAATGCTCCCAGTATGGTACCCCTGCCAACAAGCATTCGCCGGTCTCAAGGAAAGTTTCTCCGGTGCAACCGGCGTACGCCAGGCCCAAGAGGCCCCAGAGGACAGGATTTGAAAAATTGGCTGAAGAGATTGTGGACAATTATGATCAAGTCATTCGGGAAGCGAGGGAAAAGCGTGGCTGGACGCCGGAACAACTCGCAGTGCAAATAAAGGAGAAGGCTACACTTATTCGGAAATTTGAACGCCGAGAACTCGTCCCCGAAGACAGCGTAAGGGAAAAACTTGAGCGTACCCTTGAGGTAAAACTCATTGAAAAGATAAGGGAAGATGACTGGAAAGGGGATAAGCTCCATAAAGGAACAACCCTTGGGGATATAGTCAATATCAAACGTAAGTAA